From a single Theropithecus gelada isolate Dixy chromosome 10, Tgel_1.0, whole genome shotgun sequence genomic region:
- the ANKEF1 gene encoding ankyrin repeat and EF-hand domain-containing protein 1 isoform X2 produces the protein MEASREGVVELVRGILERGGEVNTFDNDRHHAAHFAAKGGFFDILKLLFAYNGDVGLISLSGNTPLHYAAMGGFADCCKYIAQRGCDLKWKNLDHKTPRAVAKEGGFKAASKEIRRAERIANRLARPGAKNPNPLWALRLHDWSVEREAFLREAFSVLDRGDGTISKNDFVMVLEERQEYASSEQLTAIAQLHEKTRGGGVNINEFFKGTRYLNKSFVLGSYGPKKKKKGMGKKGKRGKFVLPLPICVIPEYVFPRRQDGGPPYYMIETYRNVTDNSRFNRDHPPEHPIQDDSAWYIDDSEKVFSNINIITKAGDLASLKKAFESGIPVDMKDNYYKTPLMTACASGNIDAVKFLLEKGANVNATDNFLWTPLHFACHAGQQDIVELLVESGAFIDAVSINNSTPLNRAIESCRLDTVKYLLDIGAKFQLENRKGHTAMDVAKAYADYRIIGMIKEKLDNLPKPAENQKLKGKTPPILKTEGPEIKKEEEPLSSIYGVPTTSEGKKVRKDNVVHLNSLITSGYTKKVDITFIPRRIWSPEATTAELIRKRELRRERFTHEVDFEDFMMPFQKNITEKARALEAALKT, from the exons ATGGAAGCATCAAGAGAAGGGGTAGTGGAATTAGTTCGAGGCATACTGGAAAGAGGAGGTGAAGTGAATACATTTGACAACGACAGGCATCATGCTGCTCATTTTGCTGCTAAAGGAGGCTTTTTCGAT atattgAAGCTTCTTTTTGCCTACAATGGAGACGTGGGGCTGATTTCTTTAAGTGGGAACACACCACTTCATTACGCTGCCATGGGTGGTTTTGCAGATTGCTGTAAATATATAGCTCAGCGAG GATGTGACCTGAAATGGAAGAATTTAGATCATAAAACGCCCAGGGCTGTGGCTAAGGAAGGCGGCTTCAAAGCAGCAAGCAAAGAAATACGCCGAGCAGAGAGAATCGCCAATAGACTAGCCAGGCCGGGAGCCAAAAATCCAAATCCACTGTGGGCTCTTAGACTGCACGATTGGTCCGTAGAACGTGAGGCTTTCCTCCGGGAAGCCTTTTCGGTTTTAGACAGGGGTGATGGGACCATCAGCAAGAATGACTTCGTGATGGTGTTGGAGGAAAGGCAAGAGTATGCGAGCTCAGAACAGCTGACTGCCATCGCTCAACTTCATGAGAAAACTCGGGGAGGAGGAGTCAATATTAATGAATTCTTTAAAGGAACCAGATATTTAAACAAGTCTTTTGTATTAGGATCTTATGgacctaagaaaaagaaaaaagggatgggcaaaaaaggaaagagagggaaattTGTCTTACCCCTTCCAATTTGCGTCATTCCTGAGTACGTGTTTCCACGCCGGCAGGATGGTGGGCCACCGTATTACATGATTGAGACCTACAGGAATGTCACTGATAACAGCCGGTTTAACAGAGATCATCCCCCAGAACATCCCATTCAGGATGACTCTGCTTGGTACATTGATGATtcagagaaagtattttcaaacatTAATATTATCACCAAAGCAGGGGATCTGGCTTCTCTGAAAAAGGCCTTTGAATCAGGAATACCTGTGGATATGAAGGATAATTATTACAAAACTCCGCTAATGACGGCGTGTGCAAGTGGGAACATAGATGCGGTCAAGTTTCTTCTTGAAAAAGG AGCTAACGTTAATGCAACAGATAATTTTCTGTGGACTCCACTTCATTTTGCATGCCATGCAGGCCAACAAGACATTGTTGAGCTTCTTGTTGAATCTGGAGCTTTCATAGACGCAGTTTCAATCAACAACTCAACTCCTTTAAATAGAGCCATTGAAAGCTGCAGACTGGATACTGTAAAATACCTACTTGATATTGGTGCTAAATTCCAGCTGGAAAATAGAAAAG GGCATACTGCCATGGACGTTGCAAAGGCATATGCTGATTATAGAATAATTGGTATGATTAAAGAAAAGCTAGATAACTTGCCAAAACCAGCAGAAAATCAAAAACTAAAAGGCAAGACACCTCCTATACTGAAGACTGAAGGCCCTGAAATTAAGAAAGAAGAG GAACCACTGTCATCAATTTATGGTGTACCAACCACATCAGAGGGAAAGAAAGTACGGAAGGATAATGTGGTTCATCTCAATTCATTGATTACCAGTGGTTATACTAAGAAAGTGGATATCACATTTATTCCACGGAGG atttggAGTCCTGAAGCCACAACAGCAGAGCTGATCAGGAAGAGGGAACTACGGCGAGAGAGGTTTACACATGAGGTGGACTTCGAAGATTTTATGATGCCTTTTCAGAAGAACATCACAGAGAAAGCTCGAGCACTGGAAGCTGCCTTGAAGACCTAA
- the ANKEF1 gene encoding ankyrin repeat and EF-hand domain-containing protein 1 isoform X1: MALVDKRLENLQIYKVLQCVRNKDKKQIEKLTKLGYPELINYTDPINGLSALHLASVSNDIDMVSFLLDLGAHPDVQDRMGCTPTMRAAELGHELSMEILAKAKADMTIVDNEGKGVLFYCILPTKRHYRCALIALEHGADVNNSTYEGKPIFLRACEDAHDVKDVCLVFLEKGANPNAINSSTGRTALMEASREGVVELVRGILERGGEVNTFDNDRHHAAHFAAKGGFFDILKLLFAYNGDVGLISLSGNTPLHYAAMGGFADCCKYIAQRGCDLKWKNLDHKTPRAVAKEGGFKAASKEIRRAERIANRLARPGAKNPNPLWALRLHDWSVEREAFLREAFSVLDRGDGTISKNDFVMVLEERQEYASSEQLTAIAQLHEKTRGGGVNINEFFKGTRYLNKSFVLGSYGPKKKKKGMGKKGKRGKFVLPLPICVIPEYVFPRRQDGGPPYYMIETYRNVTDNSRFNRDHPPEHPIQDDSAWYIDDSEKVFSNINIITKAGDLASLKKAFESGIPVDMKDNYYKTPLMTACASGNIDAVKFLLEKGANVNATDNFLWTPLHFACHAGQQDIVELLVESGAFIDAVSINNSTPLNRAIESCRLDTVKYLLDIGAKFQLENRKGHTAMDVAKAYADYRIIGMIKEKLDNLPKPAENQKLKGKTPPILKTEGPEIKKEEEPLSSIYGVPTTSEGKKVRKDNVVHLNSLITSGYTKKVDITFIPRRIWSPEATTAELIRKRELRRERFTHEVDFEDFMMPFQKNITEKARALEAALKT; this comes from the exons ATGGCTTTAGTAGATAAGAGACTTGAGAACTTACAGATCTACAAAGTCCTTCAATGTGTGCGGAACAAAGACAAGAAGCAGATAGAGAAGCTGACCAAGCTTGGATACCCTGAACTAATCAATTATACAGACCCCATTAATGGACTTAGTGCTTTGCacttagcctcagtttccaaTGATATTGATATGGTCAGCTTTCTCCTTGACCTTGGTGCTCACCCTGATGTGCAAGACCGAATGGGCTGTACTCCTACAATGAGGGCTGCAGAACTGGGCCATGAATTGTCAATGGAAATATTAGCAAAGGCAAAGGCTGATATGACTATAGTTGATAATGAAGGAAAAG gtgttttgttttactgCATTTTACCAACTAAGCGGCATTATCGCTGTGCTCTGATTGCCCTTGAACATGGTGCAGATGTCAACAATTCTACCTATGAAGGAAAGCCAATATTCCTTAGAGCTTGTGAAGATGCACATGATGTTAAAGATGTGTGCCTGGTATTTTTGGAAAAAGGAGCCAATCCCAATGCAATCAACTCA TCCACAGGCCGCACAGCTTTAATGGAAGCATCAAGAGAAGGGGTAGTGGAATTAGTTCGAGGCATACTGGAAAGAGGAGGTGAAGTGAATACATTTGACAACGACAGGCATCATGCTGCTCATTTTGCTGCTAAAGGAGGCTTTTTCGAT atattgAAGCTTCTTTTTGCCTACAATGGAGACGTGGGGCTGATTTCTTTAAGTGGGAACACACCACTTCATTACGCTGCCATGGGTGGTTTTGCAGATTGCTGTAAATATATAGCTCAGCGAG GATGTGACCTGAAATGGAAGAATTTAGATCATAAAACGCCCAGGGCTGTGGCTAAGGAAGGCGGCTTCAAAGCAGCAAGCAAAGAAATACGCCGAGCAGAGAGAATCGCCAATAGACTAGCCAGGCCGGGAGCCAAAAATCCAAATCCACTGTGGGCTCTTAGACTGCACGATTGGTCCGTAGAACGTGAGGCTTTCCTCCGGGAAGCCTTTTCGGTTTTAGACAGGGGTGATGGGACCATCAGCAAGAATGACTTCGTGATGGTGTTGGAGGAAAGGCAAGAGTATGCGAGCTCAGAACAGCTGACTGCCATCGCTCAACTTCATGAGAAAACTCGGGGAGGAGGAGTCAATATTAATGAATTCTTTAAAGGAACCAGATATTTAAACAAGTCTTTTGTATTAGGATCTTATGgacctaagaaaaagaaaaaagggatgggcaaaaaaggaaagagagggaaattTGTCTTACCCCTTCCAATTTGCGTCATTCCTGAGTACGTGTTTCCACGCCGGCAGGATGGTGGGCCACCGTATTACATGATTGAGACCTACAGGAATGTCACTGATAACAGCCGGTTTAACAGAGATCATCCCCCAGAACATCCCATTCAGGATGACTCTGCTTGGTACATTGATGATtcagagaaagtattttcaaacatTAATATTATCACCAAAGCAGGGGATCTGGCTTCTCTGAAAAAGGCCTTTGAATCAGGAATACCTGTGGATATGAAGGATAATTATTACAAAACTCCGCTAATGACGGCGTGTGCAAGTGGGAACATAGATGCGGTCAAGTTTCTTCTTGAAAAAGG AGCTAACGTTAATGCAACAGATAATTTTCTGTGGACTCCACTTCATTTTGCATGCCATGCAGGCCAACAAGACATTGTTGAGCTTCTTGTTGAATCTGGAGCTTTCATAGACGCAGTTTCAATCAACAACTCAACTCCTTTAAATAGAGCCATTGAAAGCTGCAGACTGGATACTGTAAAATACCTACTTGATATTGGTGCTAAATTCCAGCTGGAAAATAGAAAAG GGCATACTGCCATGGACGTTGCAAAGGCATATGCTGATTATAGAATAATTGGTATGATTAAAGAAAAGCTAGATAACTTGCCAAAACCAGCAGAAAATCAAAAACTAAAAGGCAAGACACCTCCTATACTGAAGACTGAAGGCCCTGAAATTAAGAAAGAAGAG GAACCACTGTCATCAATTTATGGTGTACCAACCACATCAGAGGGAAAGAAAGTACGGAAGGATAATGTGGTTCATCTCAATTCATTGATTACCAGTGGTTATACTAAGAAAGTGGATATCACATTTATTCCACGGAGG atttggAGTCCTGAAGCCACAACAGCAGAGCTGATCAGGAAGAGGGAACTACGGCGAGAGAGGTTTACACATGAGGTGGACTTCGAAGATTTTATGATGCCTTTTCAGAAGAACATCACAGAGAAAGCTCGAGCACTGGAAGCTGCCTTGAAGACCTAA